In one Candidatus Eisenbacteria bacterium genomic region, the following are encoded:
- a CDS encoding RNA polymerase sigma factor, whose amino-acid sequence MTDAELVARACAGEVEAFGRLVDRYYDDCTRFARRMLGNRDDAEDALQEAFVHAYRGLPRYREQDAFRGWLYRIVVNECRRLAGRRWRNEKRMVRDDTVLERVASREENGRELHDELQVSLERLDPMLREAFLLKYGEELDYEAMALMTGASVSALKMRVKRARDRLRPMLEREERADGAR is encoded by the coding sequence ATGACCGATGCCGAACTGGTGGCTCGCGCGTGCGCGGGAGAGGTCGAGGCTTTTGGACGGTTGGTGGATCGCTACTACGACGATTGCACCCGCTTCGCCAGACGCATGCTGGGCAATCGCGACGACGCGGAGGACGCGCTGCAGGAAGCCTTCGTCCACGCCTACCGGGGGCTTCCGCGGTATCGGGAGCAGGACGCGTTTCGAGGATGGCTGTACCGGATCGTGGTGAACGAATGCCGGCGACTGGCCGGCAGGCGCTGGCGCAACGAGAAGCGAATGGTGCGAGACGACACGGTGCTGGAGAGGGTAGCGAGCCGCGAGGAGAACGGGAGGGAGCTGCACGACGAGCTGCAGGTGTCGCTGGAGCGACTCGATCCCATGCTGCGCGAGGCGTTCCTGCTCAAGTACGGCGAAGAGCTCGACTACGAAGCGATGGCGCTGATGACGGGCGCCTCGGTGTCGGCGCTCAAGATGAGGGTGAAGCGGGCGCGCGACCGGCTGCGTCCCATGCTGGAGCGAGAGGAGAGGGCCGATGGAGCACGATGA